In Micromonospora sp. NBC_01813, the following are encoded in one genomic region:
- a CDS encoding ABC transporter ATP-binding protein gives MSGDQAGDAPATTGDPVLSVRDLTVRIGTRRGVARVVNGVSYDVHAGETLAIVGESGSGKTVAALAVMGLLDEPAQVGGQALLDGTDLLALGERQLRRIRGNQIAMVFQDPMTSLNPVKTIGSQLVEPIVLHGHATGAAARDRAADLLDQVGLPDARRRLDDYPHQFSGGMRQRVMIAMALACEPRVLLADEATTALDVTTQAQILDVVAELQQRLGLAVVWITHDLGVVAGIADRVAVMYAGRILEEAGVDDLYAAPRHPYTIGLLSAVPRVGVQRPRRLATIGGQPPDPTALPPGCAFYPRCGYRHDERAASEVPPLRTVAAGGHRVACFYDVPAGQDG, from the coding sequence ATGAGCGGCGACCAGGCGGGCGACGCCCCGGCCACCACCGGCGACCCGGTGCTGTCGGTACGCGACCTGACGGTGCGCATCGGCACCCGACGCGGCGTCGCCCGGGTGGTCAACGGGGTCAGCTACGACGTGCACGCCGGCGAGACCCTCGCCATCGTCGGCGAATCCGGCTCCGGCAAGACGGTCGCCGCGCTGGCGGTGATGGGACTGCTCGACGAGCCGGCCCAGGTCGGTGGGCAGGCCCTGCTGGACGGCACCGACCTGCTGGCCCTCGGCGAGCGGCAGTTGCGCCGAATCCGGGGCAACCAGATCGCGATGGTCTTCCAGGACCCGATGACGTCGCTGAATCCGGTGAAGACCATCGGGTCACAACTGGTCGAGCCGATCGTGCTGCACGGCCACGCCACCGGTGCCGCCGCCCGGGACCGAGCGGCCGACCTGCTCGACCAGGTCGGTCTGCCGGACGCCCGCAGACGGCTCGACGACTACCCGCACCAGTTCTCCGGCGGCATGCGCCAACGGGTCATGATCGCCATGGCGTTGGCCTGCGAGCCACGGGTGCTGCTCGCCGACGAGGCGACCACCGCGCTGGACGTCACCACCCAGGCACAGATCCTCGACGTGGTAGCCGAACTGCAGCAACGGCTCGGGCTCGCCGTCGTGTGGATCACCCACGATCTCGGGGTGGTGGCCGGCATCGCCGACCGGGTCGCGGTGATGTACGCCGGCCGAATCCTGGAGGAGGCCGGCGTCGACGACCTGTACGCCGCACCCCGGCACCCGTACACCATCGGGTTGCTCTCGGCGGTGCCGCGCGTCGGCGTGCAGCGGCCCCGCCGGCTGGCGACCATCGGCGGCCAGCCACCGGACCCGACGGCGTTGCCGCCCGGTTGCGCGTTCTACCCGCGCTGCGGCTACCGGCACGACGAGCGGGCGGCCAGCGAGGTGCCGCCGCTGCGGACCGTCGCCGCCGGCGGGCACCGGGTGGCCTGCTTCTACGACGTACCGGCAGGCCAGGATGGCTGA
- a CDS encoding helix-turn-helix domain-containing protein — MAGFTPPTPRSRRLGRELRRLREARSLTQGDAAKLLKCSQQRIARIESGDIKPRPRDVLEILVVYGVPHDEEHGLALRNMAEQVREQGWWQRLNTLPARYATFIAYEAEAVELREFQPTLIPGLIQTRAYAESVIRIGRETDQEEIAQRVEARLKRQEVLTARQPPLRLHAIITEQSLMLEVSDADVRREQLDHLIKVSALPNVTVQVLTLAAGAHLAVHGGFDVLTFADGDPPLGYIETLAGELFLESPEEIRRLTGVFDHLLSLTLSPRESTRLIKEKKDGLG, encoded by the coding sequence ATGGCCGGTTTCACTCCACCGACGCCTCGGTCTCGCCGTCTCGGCAGGGAGCTGCGGCGACTACGCGAGGCACGCAGTCTCACGCAGGGAGACGCGGCCAAGCTGCTCAAGTGCTCGCAGCAGCGGATCGCCCGTATCGAGTCCGGCGACATCAAGCCGCGTCCGCGCGATGTGCTGGAGATCCTCGTCGTCTACGGCGTCCCGCACGACGAAGAGCACGGGCTGGCGCTCCGTAACATGGCCGAGCAGGTGCGGGAACAGGGCTGGTGGCAGCGGCTCAACACACTGCCGGCCCGCTACGCCACGTTCATCGCCTACGAGGCCGAGGCTGTCGAACTCCGCGAGTTCCAGCCGACCCTCATCCCTGGGCTCATCCAGACCCGCGCGTACGCAGAGTCGGTGATCCGCATCGGTCGGGAGACCGACCAGGAGGAGATCGCTCAGCGTGTCGAGGCGCGTCTCAAGCGTCAGGAGGTGCTCACGGCGCGCCAGCCACCGCTTCGGCTGCACGCGATCATCACGGAGCAGTCGCTGATGTTGGAGGTCAGCGATGCCGATGTACGCCGCGAGCAACTGGACCACCTCATCAAGGTTTCCGCGTTGCCCAATGTCACCGTGCAGGTCCTGACGCTCGCCGCCGGTGCCCACCTCGCCGTGCACGGCGGATTCGACGTCCTGACGTTCGCGGATGGCGACCCGCCCCTTGGCTACATCGAGACCCTGGCCGGAGAATTGTTCCTGGAGTCGCCAGAGGAGATCCGGCGGCTCACGGGCGTGTTCGATCACCTGCTCTCCCTGACGCTGTCGCCCAGGGAATCCACCCGATTGATCAAGGAGAAAAAGGATGGACTCGGTTAA
- a CDS encoding acyl-CoA dehydrogenase family protein codes for MAGDNRILAGLALDTSFLAEEHRALRTLARQVAARDIVPAAPDWERQRRVPPAAFARLGELGLLGLSFPPELGGGGAGVRGAVVFNEELARSTFGGVASSVGTHSDFSALHLARAGTAEQIDRWLPGILAGRTVAALAVTEPDASSDLTRLAVRARRDGDSYLLDGTKTFITNANIAGIFFVVARTGGPGRHGLSLFAVERDTPGLANGRTFDKSGWHSSDTGELVLTGCRVPAYARIGAEGDGFALMMAGLDHERLCLAAQAVGLAEAALAATLASVRVRPAYGGVLWDKQAIRHRVADLVGRLAAGKTLLYHAAAQADQGADSRAYAAVLKSQLPELANEIAYSAAQFLGGAGFVQDGPVERIARDVRFLAIGGGSTEVMRDEVARLL; via the coding sequence ATGGCCGGTGACAACCGGATCCTCGCCGGCCTCGCCCTGGACACCTCGTTCCTCGCCGAGGAACACCGGGCGCTGCGCACCCTTGCCCGCCAGGTGGCGGCCCGCGACATCGTGCCCGCCGCGCCGGACTGGGAACGGCAACGGCGGGTGCCGCCCGCCGCCTTCGCCCGCCTCGGCGAGCTCGGCCTGCTCGGGTTGTCGTTCCCGCCGGAGCTCGGCGGCGGTGGGGCCGGCGTCCGTGGCGCGGTCGTGTTCAACGAGGAACTGGCCCGGTCCACCTTCGGTGGAGTCGCCAGCTCGGTCGGCACCCACAGCGACTTCTCGGCGCTGCACCTGGCCCGCGCCGGCACCGCCGAGCAGATCGACCGCTGGCTGCCGGGAATCCTGGCCGGGCGTACCGTCGCCGCGCTCGCGGTGACCGAACCGGACGCGAGCTCCGACCTGACCCGGCTGGCGGTACGGGCCCGCCGCGACGGGGACAGCTATCTGCTCGACGGCACCAAAACCTTCATCACCAACGCCAACATCGCCGGGATCTTCTTCGTCGTGGCCCGCACCGGCGGACCCGGCCGGCACGGACTGTCGCTGTTCGCCGTCGAACGCGACACCCCCGGCCTGGCCAACGGCCGCACCTTCGACAAGTCCGGCTGGCACAGCTCCGACACCGGCGAGCTGGTCCTGACCGGTTGCCGGGTGCCGGCGTACGCCCGGATCGGCGCCGAAGGAGACGGCTTCGCGCTGATGATGGCCGGCCTCGACCACGAGCGGCTCTGCCTGGCCGCGCAGGCGGTCGGGCTGGCCGAGGCGGCGTTGGCCGCCACCCTGGCCTCGGTGCGGGTCCGGCCCGCGTACGGCGGGGTGCTCTGGGACAAGCAGGCGATCCGGCACCGGGTCGCCGACCTCGTCGGCCGGCTCGCCGCCGGCAAGACGCTGCTCTACCACGCCGCCGCGCAGGCCGACCAGGGCGCCGACAGTCGGGCGTACGCCGCCGTCCTCAAGTCGCAGCTGCCGGAGCTGGCCAACGAGATCGCGTACAGTGCGGCGCAGTTTCTCGGCGGTGCCGGGTTCGTGCAGGACGGACCGGTGGAGCGGATCGCCCGCGACGTGCGGTTCCTCGCCATCGGCGGTGGCTCCACCGAGGTGATGCGCGACGAGGTGGCCCGCCTGCTCTGA
- a CDS encoding Zn-ribbon domain-containing OB-fold protein, with protein sequence MNPLPEVPPADDLTADWWQATREHRLVLQRCAGCGHHQHPPRAVCVRCGDTELLGFVDASGDGTVDTFTVVHRAPRRDLAVPYTIARVRLAEGPLLLTRLTPDDGAGAGWRIGDPVTVDWVDLPDGRALPIFRRSPGDSDGL encoded by the coding sequence ATGAACCCGCTGCCCGAGGTGCCACCCGCCGACGACCTGACCGCCGACTGGTGGCAGGCCACCCGTGAACACCGCCTCGTGCTGCAGCGCTGCGCCGGCTGCGGGCACCACCAGCACCCGCCCCGCGCGGTCTGCGTCCGCTGCGGAGACACCGAGCTGCTCGGGTTCGTCGACGCCAGCGGCGACGGCACCGTCGACACGTTCACCGTCGTGCACCGGGCACCGCGCCGCGACCTCGCGGTGCCGTACACCATCGCCCGGGTCCGGCTCGCCGAAGGCCCGCTGCTGCTCACCCGCCTCACCCCCGACGACGGTGCCGGCGCGGGCTGGCGGATCGGCGACCCGGTCACCGTCGACTGGGTCGACCTGCCCGACGGCCGTGCCCTGCCGATCTTCCGCCGATCACCAGGAGACTCCGATGGACTTTAG
- a CDS encoding helix-turn-helix domain-containing protein: MDSALGTVTSEQIREVQKSLGRRLAHWRKAAGMTQAALAKRTAYSRSAVANVEIGRESIPRSFWERADRELGAGGTLVDAFDKLHTLVNTLRAHRTWAAEQDRLRRRQAAAPTYPADGWMASSAGCECALTIARWGRQEVLALREALRLSVEAFAERIRVATSTVTAWEDHRQPTQPSLAMQAALDDLLKIADQDVRTRFTKILRMPPASSDLLDAPEADSSCDGDRLSTRQ, translated from the coding sequence ATGGATTCGGCCCTCGGGACGGTTACTTCTGAGCAGATTCGCGAGGTGCAAAAATCGTTGGGTCGTCGGCTAGCTCACTGGCGCAAGGCCGCCGGCATGACCCAGGCTGCCCTCGCCAAGCGGACCGCCTACTCCCGAAGTGCAGTAGCTAATGTAGAGATCGGCCGAGAATCAATACCCCGTAGCTTCTGGGAACGAGCCGATCGCGAACTTGGCGCCGGAGGAACGCTGGTGGATGCGTTCGACAAGCTCCACACCCTGGTCAACACGCTCCGGGCACATCGAACGTGGGCCGCCGAACAGGACAGACTGCGACGCCGTCAGGCAGCCGCGCCGACGTATCCGGCTGACGGATGGATGGCCAGTTCAGCCGGCTGTGAATGCGCGCTCACGATCGCTCGATGGGGCAGGCAGGAAGTTCTCGCGTTGCGAGAGGCATTGCGGCTCAGCGTCGAAGCGTTCGCCGAACGGATTCGCGTCGCCACTTCGACCGTCACCGCGTGGGAGGACCACAGGCAGCCCACGCAGCCCAGTCTGGCGATGCAGGCGGCTCTCGACGACCTACTCAAGATCGCCGATCAGGATGTCCGCACCCGCTTCACCAAGATCCTTCGGATGCCGCCAGCATCCAGCGACCTTCTTGACGCGCCCGAAGCGGATTCGTCATGCGACGGTGACCGCCTTTCGACGAGGCAATGA
- a CDS encoding acetyl-CoA acetyltransferase: MTGRDRAAVAIVGAAESDLGVTTASTLTLQTQAVTRALADAGLTLADVDGLATTGISRFSTTALADHLGLRPRWVDASFVGGSAAEMMVARAVQAIDAGQASVVVVSFASNQRSARSRSLAGVVEEHTPEAQFETPYAPLFPISYYAMAAQAYLHRYGGTPEQLAEIAVAAREWARLNPAAYRHGAPPLTVDEVRAAPMVSTPLTVADCCLVTDGGGAIVLTSADRARDLRRAPVAVLGYGERSTNTSMTAADDILDTGAREAGAEAFARAGITAADVDVLQVYDSFTITAALSIEALGFCGEGEVLDYVADGRIRPGGDLPLDTSGGGLAYCHPGQFGVLLLVEAVRQLRGEAGARQVPGARIAVAHGTGAILSTHATVVLGVS, from the coding sequence GTGACCGGCCGGGACCGGGCGGCGGTGGCGATCGTCGGGGCCGCCGAATCCGACCTCGGCGTCACCACCGCGTCGACGCTGACCCTGCAGACCCAGGCGGTCACCCGGGCGTTGGCCGACGCCGGGCTGACCCTCGCCGACGTCGACGGGCTGGCCACCACCGGCATCTCGCGCTTCTCCACCACCGCGCTCGCCGACCACCTCGGGCTGCGGCCCCGCTGGGTCGACGCCAGCTTCGTCGGCGGCAGCGCCGCCGAGATGATGGTGGCCCGTGCGGTGCAGGCCATCGACGCCGGCCAGGCCAGCGTCGTGGTGGTCAGCTTCGCCTCCAACCAACGGTCGGCGCGCTCGCGCAGCCTCGCCGGAGTGGTCGAGGAGCACACCCCGGAGGCGCAGTTCGAGACGCCGTACGCCCCGCTGTTCCCGATCTCCTACTACGCGATGGCCGCCCAGGCGTACCTGCACCGCTACGGCGGCACCCCGGAGCAGTTGGCCGAGATCGCCGTCGCCGCCCGGGAATGGGCCCGGCTCAACCCGGCCGCCTACCGCCACGGCGCGCCACCGTTGACCGTCGACGAGGTGCGGGCCGCCCCGATGGTCAGCACCCCGCTGACCGTCGCCGACTGCTGCCTGGTCACCGACGGCGGTGGCGCGATCGTGCTGACCAGCGCCGACCGGGCCCGCGACCTGCGCCGGGCGCCGGTCGCGGTGCTCGGCTACGGCGAACGCTCCACCAACACGTCGATGACCGCCGCCGACGACATCCTGGACACCGGGGCCCGCGAGGCCGGCGCGGAGGCGTTCGCCCGTGCCGGAATCACCGCCGCCGACGTCGACGTGCTGCAGGTGTACGACTCGTTCACCATCACCGCCGCCCTCAGCATCGAAGCTCTCGGCTTCTGCGGCGAGGGCGAGGTGCTCGACTACGTCGCCGACGGCCGGATCCGTCCCGGCGGTGACCTGCCGCTGGACACCTCCGGCGGCGGGCTGGCGTACTGCCACCCCGGTCAGTTCGGCGTGCTGCTGCTGGTCGAGGCGGTCCGCCAGCTGCGCGGCGAGGCCGGGGCCCGGCAGGTGCCCGGCGCCCGGATCGCCGTCGCACACGGCACCGGCGCGATTCTGTCCACCCACGCCACCGTCGTGCTGGGGGTGTCGTGA
- a CDS encoding HpcH/HpaI aldolase/citrate lyase family protein, producing MGEPVPPRSYLYVPGDAADKLAKAARRGADALIVDLEDAVPLAGKAAAREAVVDWLAAGPGDLPIWVRVNSGPLRDADLRAVAGQPALTGVVLAKVGAASEVAEAARLLADAADHDTLLMPMVETAAALLDIVAIARQPRVYQLQLGEVDLAGELGLEPGDDDAELAPTRSQVVVASAAAGLHPPVGPVSRITADDAALDASTRRLRRQGFVGRACIHPNQLPVVHQVYTPTAAEIRAARDTIALLETATADGTGVVLDAAGRLVDAAVLRGARRTLTLAERAGLG from the coding sequence ATGGGCGAGCCGGTGCCACCCCGGTCCTACCTGTACGTGCCCGGCGACGCCGCCGACAAGCTGGCCAAGGCGGCCCGGCGCGGCGCCGACGCGCTGATCGTCGACCTGGAGGACGCGGTGCCGCTGGCCGGCAAGGCCGCCGCCCGCGAGGCCGTCGTCGACTGGCTCGCCGCCGGTCCCGGCGACCTACCGATCTGGGTACGGGTCAACTCCGGCCCACTGCGCGACGCCGACCTGCGGGCCGTCGCCGGCCAGCCGGCGCTCACCGGCGTGGTACTGGCCAAGGTCGGTGCCGCCAGCGAGGTGGCCGAGGCCGCCCGGCTGCTCGCCGACGCCGCCGACCACGACACCCTGCTGATGCCGATGGTGGAGACCGCCGCCGCGCTGCTCGACATCGTCGCCATCGCCCGGCAACCCCGGGTGTACCAGCTGCAGCTCGGTGAGGTCGACCTGGCCGGCGAACTCGGCCTGGAACCCGGCGACGACGACGCCGAACTCGCCCCGACCCGAAGCCAGGTCGTGGTGGCCAGCGCCGCCGCCGGCCTCCACCCGCCGGTCGGCCCGGTGTCGCGGATCACCGCCGACGACGCGGCCCTGGACGCCTCGACCCGCCGGCTGCGCCGGCAGGGCTTCGTCGGCCGGGCCTGCATCCACCCGAACCAGCTGCCGGTGGTGCATCAGGTCTACACGCCGACGGCCGCCGAGATCCGGGCGGCCCGCGACACCATCGCCCTGCTCGAGACGGCCACCGCCGACGGCACCGGCGTGGTGCTGGACGCGGCCGGCCGGCTCGTCGACGCGGCGGTGCTGCGCGGCGCCCGCCGTACCCTGACCCTGGCTGAACGGGCGGGCCTGGGATGA
- a CDS encoding ABC transporter permease yields the protein MTRRLFTLLLGNRLALAGLLVLTGLAVVAAFGPWLAPYDPNAIDVPGRLAAPSLDHPFGTDNLGRDVLSRVLVGARVSLQVGLVAVGISLAAGLAIGLVAGYYAGAADAVLMRTMDVLFAFPAILLAIAVLAILGPGITNAMIAIGIVYTPIFARIVRAATMVASTQLYVLAARAVGAGDLRILVRHVLPNIAAPVIVQTSLSLAFAILAEAALSFLGLGVQRPDPAWGRMLAEGRDFVSLAPWMGIFPGLAILLTVLAFNVVGDGLRDALDPRQRSVIESRGQSG from the coding sequence GTGACCCGCCGACTGTTCACCCTGCTGCTGGGCAACCGGCTGGCGCTGGCCGGGCTGCTGGTGCTCACCGGGTTGGCGGTGGTCGCCGCGTTCGGCCCGTGGCTCGCCCCGTACGACCCGAACGCCATCGACGTTCCCGGCCGGCTGGCCGCGCCGTCGCTCGACCATCCGTTCGGCACCGACAACCTGGGCCGCGACGTACTCAGCCGGGTGCTGGTCGGTGCCCGGGTGTCGTTGCAGGTGGGGCTGGTCGCGGTCGGCATCTCGCTGGCCGCCGGGTTGGCGATCGGACTGGTCGCCGGCTACTACGCGGGCGCGGCCGACGCGGTGCTGATGCGCACCATGGACGTGCTTTTCGCGTTCCCGGCGATCCTGCTCGCCATCGCCGTCCTGGCGATCCTCGGGCCCGGCATCACCAACGCGATGATCGCCATCGGTATCGTCTACACCCCGATCTTCGCCCGGATCGTGCGGGCCGCGACCATGGTCGCTTCGACCCAGCTGTACGTCCTGGCGGCCCGCGCCGTCGGTGCCGGTGATCTGCGGATCCTCGTCCGGCACGTGCTGCCGAACATCGCCGCGCCGGTGATCGTGCAGACCTCGCTGAGCCTGGCCTTCGCCATCCTGGCCGAGGCGGCGCTGTCGTTCCTCGGCCTCGGGGTGCAGCGTCCCGACCCGGCGTGGGGCCGGATGCTCGCCGAGGGCCGCGACTTCGTCAGCCTGGCCCCGTGGATGGGCATCTTCCCCGGCCTGGCGATCCTGCTGACCGTGTTGGCGTTCAACGTGGTCGGCGACGGGCTGCGCGACGCGCTCGACCCCCGGCAGCGCTCCGTCATCGAGTCGAGGGGGCAGTCCGGATGA
- a CDS encoding thioesterase family protein, with amino-acid sequence MGAPVFTQRWLGMQGIFGGFVLGRVVEAADCVDGFAPQAVTMHFVAGVRPGPVELTTETLHRGRSTTSLRITLAQQGRARVHAMASLVPVGQEFGWRRREDPAAWGDPEQLPAYAPRHRPLAYSAQLDVRAAGPPSLTDGTAAWVRISPQTDLGETLGPHAVASIYLDALPPGLFALAEPPHFVPSVDFTIHFAPDLGDVAGQWHHVTNRTVWSTAGFCVDESTLHDRAGNPVAQLSQGRAIQWRDPRSDPAPADPTPGADDGR; translated from the coding sequence ATGGGTGCTCCGGTCTTCACCCAGCGGTGGCTCGGCATGCAGGGCATCTTCGGCGGCTTCGTCCTCGGCCGGGTCGTCGAGGCCGCCGACTGCGTCGACGGCTTCGCCCCGCAGGCCGTCACCATGCACTTCGTGGCCGGGGTGCGCCCCGGTCCGGTGGAGCTGACCACCGAGACGCTGCACCGGGGCCGGTCCACCACCAGCCTGCGGATCACCCTGGCCCAGCAGGGCCGGGCGCGGGTGCACGCGATGGCCTCCCTGGTGCCGGTCGGGCAGGAGTTCGGCTGGCGTCGTCGCGAGGACCCGGCAGCGTGGGGCGACCCCGAGCAGTTGCCGGCGTACGCGCCCCGGCACCGGCCGCTGGCCTACAGCGCCCAACTGGACGTGCGGGCCGCCGGCCCGCCGAGCCTCACCGACGGTACCGCCGCCTGGGTCCGCATCTCGCCGCAGACCGACCTGGGTGAGACGCTCGGCCCGCACGCGGTCGCCTCGATCTACCTCGACGCGCTGCCGCCGGGGCTGTTCGCCCTGGCCGAGCCGCCGCACTTCGTGCCGTCGGTGGACTTCACCATCCACTTTGCCCCCGACCTCGGTGACGTCGCCGGCCAATGGCACCACGTGACCAACCGGACGGTCTGGTCGACGGCCGGCTTCTGTGTCGACGAGTCGACGCTGCACGACCGGGCCGGCAACCCGGTGGCGCAACTGAGCCAGGGCCGGGCGATCCAGTGGCGGGATCCACGCTCCGACCCGGCGCCGGCCGACCCCACGCCGGGAGCCGACGATGGCCGGTGA
- a CDS encoding acyl-CoA dehydrogenase family protein, whose protein sequence is MDFSLTEEQREFQQLLRSFVDREIIPVAREWEQTGRYPTEIVKGMADMGLFGVTVPESYGGLDLDPVSFALVFEEISRGWMGIAGILGSHSLACRMIAMHGTEEQKQAYLPALATGERRTGIGLTEPDAGTDLQGIRTTARRDGDHYVVNGTKIWITNARYADPLPVLVKTDPQASPAHQGMSILLVDADLPGFTVTKDIPKLGYKGTESCEILLDDVRVPADRLLGGVEGIGLKQALSALEWGRVNIAARSVGIAQRAHEEALGYARQRKAFGKHIAEFQAIQLKLATIATQVQAARLMAYWSADAVRQGRADAQTGMAKIFCSEVALEAAIDAMKIHGGYGYSTEFEVERLYRDAILMSIGEGTNDVLRTVVAKALVRGEVTV, encoded by the coding sequence ATGGACTTTAGCCTCACCGAGGAACAGCGCGAGTTCCAGCAACTGCTGCGCTCCTTCGTGGACCGCGAGATCATTCCGGTGGCCCGGGAATGGGAGCAGACCGGCCGCTACCCGACGGAGATCGTCAAAGGCATGGCCGACATGGGCCTGTTCGGCGTCACCGTCCCCGAGTCCTACGGCGGCCTCGACCTCGACCCGGTGTCGTTCGCCCTGGTCTTCGAGGAGATCTCCCGGGGCTGGATGGGCATCGCCGGCATCCTCGGCAGCCACTCGCTGGCCTGCCGCATGATCGCCATGCACGGCACCGAGGAGCAGAAGCAGGCGTACCTGCCCGCGCTGGCCACCGGCGAACGGCGCACCGGCATCGGGCTGACCGAACCCGACGCCGGCACCGACCTGCAGGGCATCCGCACCACCGCCCGCCGCGACGGCGACCACTACGTGGTCAACGGCACCAAGATCTGGATCACCAACGCCCGGTACGCCGACCCGCTGCCGGTGCTGGTCAAGACCGACCCGCAGGCCAGCCCGGCGCACCAGGGCATGAGCATCCTGCTGGTCGACGCCGACCTGCCCGGCTTCACCGTCACCAAGGACATCCCCAAACTCGGCTACAAGGGCACCGAGTCCTGCGAGATCCTGCTCGACGACGTCCGAGTGCCCGCCGACCGGCTGCTCGGCGGCGTCGAAGGGATCGGCCTCAAGCAGGCGCTGTCCGCCCTGGAATGGGGCCGGGTCAACATCGCCGCCCGGTCGGTCGGCATCGCCCAGCGGGCCCACGAGGAGGCCCTCGGCTACGCCCGCCAACGCAAGGCGTTCGGCAAGCACATCGCCGAGTTCCAGGCCATCCAGCTCAAGCTCGCCACCATCGCCACCCAGGTGCAGGCGGCCCGGCTGATGGCGTACTGGTCGGCCGACGCGGTCCGCCAGGGCCGCGCCGACGCGCAGACCGGCATGGCGAAGATCTTCTGCTCGGAGGTCGCGCTGGAGGCCGCCATCGACGCGATGAAGATCCACGGCGGGTACGGCTACTCGACCGAGTTCGAAGTGGAGCGGCTCTACCGCGACGCGATCCTGATGAGCATCGGCGAAGGCACCAACGACGTTCTGCGTACCGTCGTGGCGAAGGCGCTCGTGCGCGGCGAGGTGACGGTCTGA
- a CDS encoding DUF397 domain-containing protein: protein MDSVKWFKSSRSGNNGACVEVAHLGRNAVGVRDTKARGQGPILTFTQVEWAAFIGGAKLGAFDLTD, encoded by the coding sequence ATGGACTCGGTTAAGTGGTTCAAGTCCAGTCGATCCGGCAACAACGGCGCGTGTGTGGAGGTCGCTCACCTGGGCAGGAACGCTGTCGGGGTCAGGGACACCAAGGCCCGGGGGCAGGGGCCGATCCTGACGTTCACGCAGGTTGAGTGGGCTGCGTTCATCGGTGGCGCGAAGCTCGGTGCGTTCGACTTGACCGACTGA
- a CDS encoding ABC transporter ATP-binding protein: MAERGPLLRVTDLQVHFPQRGMGRSAQPVRAVDGVSFEIAAGETLGLVGESGCGKSTTGLAVLRLVEPTFGKVTLGDVELTALGLRRMRAMRRHLTMIFQDPYASLDPRMSVGAIIAEPLDVHGLHKGTAARRHRVGELLELVGLDPDHANRHPHEFSGGQRQRIGIARALAGEPDLIVADEPIAALDVSIQAQIINLLEDLRDRLGLAYLFIAHDLAAVGHLSDRIAVMYLGRIVEIADRVTLFTRAAHPYTRALLSAVPVPDPVAERSRQRIILQGAVPSPADPPSGCRFRTRCPAAFDRCAVDDPALTVRGDGHLAACHLVDERRG; encoded by the coding sequence ATGGCTGAGCGCGGCCCGCTGCTGCGGGTCACCGACCTGCAGGTGCACTTCCCGCAACGCGGCATGGGTCGGTCGGCCCAGCCGGTGCGGGCGGTGGACGGGGTGAGTTTCGAGATCGCCGCCGGCGAGACCCTCGGTCTGGTCGGCGAGTCCGGCTGCGGCAAGAGCACCACCGGGCTGGCGGTGCTGCGGCTGGTCGAGCCCACCTTCGGCAAGGTCACCCTGGGCGACGTCGAGCTGACCGCGCTCGGTCTGCGCCGGATGCGGGCGATGCGCCGGCACCTGACGATGATTTTTCAGGATCCGTACGCCTCACTCGACCCACGGATGTCGGTCGGTGCCATCATCGCCGAACCGTTGGACGTGCACGGCCTGCACAAGGGCACGGCGGCCCGCCGGCACCGGGTCGGTGAGCTGCTTGAGTTGGTCGGCTTGGACCCGGACCACGCCAACCGGCACCCGCACGAGTTCTCCGGCGGCCAGCGCCAGCGCATCGGGATCGCCCGTGCGCTGGCCGGCGAGCCGGACCTGATCGTCGCCGACGAGCCGATCGCCGCCCTCGACGTGTCGATCCAGGCGCAGATCATCAACCTGCTGGAGGACCTGCGCGACCGCCTCGGGCTGGCGTACCTGTTCATCGCCCACGACCTGGCCGCCGTCGGGCATCTCAGCGACCGGATCGCGGTGATGTACCTGGGTCGGATCGTGGAGATCGCCGACCGGGTCACCCTGTTCACCCGGGCGGCCCACCCGTACACCCGGGCGTTGTTGTCGGCGGTGCCGGTGCCGGACCCGGTCGCCGAACGCTCCCGCCAGCGGATCATCCTGCAGGGCGCGGTGCCGTCCCCCGCCGATCCGCCGAGTGGCTGCCGCTTCCGGACCCGCTGCCCGGCCGCGTTCGACCGCTGCGCCGTCGACGATCCGGCCCTGACCGTACGCGGCGACGGCCACCTGGCCGCCTGCCATCTCGTCGACGAGCGTCGCGGTTGA